The Kogia breviceps isolate mKogBre1 chromosome 8, mKogBre1 haplotype 1, whole genome shotgun sequence DNA window gggggtgggggtggggctgggggttgcGTGTGTAGGGCCCTCGGGCCAGCCACGTGACCCCACTGCCGTCGGGGAAATAGCCACTCTCAGGCTGCTGCTGCTTTGTGGCTCTTGGTGGAGCAGCACATGTGTTCCTCTTCCCTGCCTTTGTGTCACGCCTTTTCCATGAATGAGGTCACACGTGGTGCAGTGGCGGTGCATCTGTGTGGGCATGCAGAGTACTGTTGTGCTCTGGGGGTGGCAAGTGGTGGGAAGATAACCAGGCGGCGACGTTCTCCTGTGCCTGGTTTCCTACGACAGCCAGGAAGGGTCAGCAAAGTGGGAGCATGGATTCTCCATTCGCCGCCCACAGAGGAGAGCACTTAGATGAGCAGTAGTAAAGGGCACACACGTTTACTGGGCACCATGAATACACGTGGTGCTGCGAGAGGAGAGAGGCTGCCATCTTCACCGTGTTGgcgtgaggattaaataaggggCTCCAGGGAAAGTGCTCTGGGAGTGTCAGCTGCTGCTCCTATGTCTGGTCTTAAAAAGACAGCTTGCAATTTGTTTTCAAAAGTggtgtgcagggcttccctggtggcgcagtggttgagaatccgcctgccgatgcaggagacacgggttcgtgccctggtccgggaagatcccacgtgtcgcggagcggctgggcccgtgagccatggccgctgagcctgcgcgtccggagcctgtgctcctcaacgggagaggccacacagtgagaggcccgcataccacaaaaaaaaaaaaaaagtggtgtgcAAGGGCAAGATGATTCCAGAAAATGTTCCAGAGCAGGTAGAATTTGACTTGGGCTTGAAGGACGGACACggtttaaataaaaatggaagagggGAAAGTGCAGGAGGAGGGGAGCTGCCCACGAGCTGACCCCCACCTCTGCCTCGGTCTCTGGGAGACCTCCCCACGAGGCCCCTTGTCCTTCCCGTGCCCAGACCAAGCAGGTGGGCactggggctgggtggggagccCTGCCTCCTACCCGAGGCAGCAAGGTGCCTCTGGCTCAGGGGACACAGCCCCAGGGTCCGATGCTGCCTCCAAGGGCTCATCAACGATGGGGGAGACTCAGCAGGCGCCCCCCCCCAACCCGTACTTCATTGTTAGCCTAGCCTCAGAACCTGCCTGCTTTCCTTTTTGAAGTTAGAAGAGGTTTCTGCTGACATTTGGCACTCAGGGTGACCCCCCAGTCCTTCGTAACCTCAGACCGAGCTCAGATGCCAGGGGCCCACGTGGTTTCCGGAACGAGCCGCACCTCGAAGCTTCAGGACACTGGAAGAAATCTCTGCAAAGAGGCAGCAGGGCCGTCTCTGCCCGATGTCAGAAAACTGGAGTCCCCCAAATTAAGGGAGGGGAGGTTTGATAATGTCCTCAGGGCGCTGGGACCAGCACCCAAGTGGCAGTAAAGCAACTACCTGGAAGGTCCCGTGGGCAGGGAGCCCTGTCTGGAACCTCCTCTGCTAATCACTGACAGAGCAGCTACCAACACTGAGCCTCAGGATCCTCCTGGCCACTGAGGCCCTCTATGGGAATGAGCTCAGCGGGTGGATGAGGCCTTCCGATTCGGTCAAACCCCAAAATGCAGAGCCCCGCTTCATTGGAGAGTGGTCCATGTGCCACTGAACCAAACTGAGGGTGGTGACTTAAATGTTATAAAGGTTCCCCAAAAAACTCCACACAGTCGGCCGTTGTAAATTAACCTCGTTTGatcttaattatatatttaaatactcaAATAAGTTTAATTTGGAATAAGTGAGTTTAGTGAAATCCATTTCTGCCTTGGTAGCTGGGTCTGCTTCACTGTGGACATCACAGGAGGCCGATGGATAAAGCCACAGGTGGCGTGGGGTGCATCCGAGGTCCAGTGGGGGAAGGGTCATTGGAAGGCTGGCTCTTGGGTTCTCCACGCTGCCCTCTCACTACTGCTCCCAGGTTGGTTTCTTTCAGTTCACACCGATTTCGTTTTGGCAGTTTCGACAGTGAGAGCTAAACTCTGAATTTTAAGCCAAACTCGAAAATCTACTTGGTtgtcctctcttttcttccttcagtcTCAATAGCTGTTGATTCCACTTTTACGGGTTTGTATTCCTTCCTCCCCTGGCTCCACGCTCAGTTGCTCGCTAGGGGAGTGGCCCTGTGGGCCGTGTGTGGCCTGTGCTCTTCTTCCTTTGGTGGCCAGGTGGTCGATTTCCAAGCCCTCCGCTGGGCAGACCTGGGGGCCGTCTAGACTCAGTTTCTGGCTCTGGCCCTGCTACCTGGGGATCCCATCCAGGAAGTGTGAGTACCTCCTACAATGTTGCTCCAAAACCCACCAAGGACGTTTCAGAAATCAGACGGGCATTATTCCagattctgttctattttttggACCTGGCATAATACTGTTTCTCAGTAACTGGGAATAAGGGTTTACCAGCTCCTGTGCCGTAGATGAGTATGAACTGGTGTAGCGTTCGTAAGTGCCTTGAGATTTCCAGATGGAAGTATTACTTGGGTCTGTGTGTGATGGTGATGTGACTCAATGATGGTGGTACTCGTGCACTGAATTTCCCTCCTCAACAACGGCAGACACAGAATTGCTCCGGTCTGGTCTCCATGGTCACTTAGGatcttgacctctctgggcccaTGCAGACCAGCCGTCCAAATGCTTCAACATTTTTAGTGCCTTTCCCCAACTTTATTGTTGCCGTTGATCTTAGGTGCTGTTACTTTATCACTGGACGCCCCCTCCTTTTATCTTTTTGCAGGAGCCTATTCTCAACACCCTAGCCCGGGTCTGGCTTGGATCACTATTGCAGCCTGAGCCTCAGGCTTTCTTTGCCCGGGAAATGGACGTTCCCAGGGCGCCCTCTGGTGGATTCCGGAGCTAATCGATCGTGAGTTCCAAGTGATGGCGACGGTTCTCACGCTGCACCCCAGACCCTACACCTCCAACGAGACCCTGCACAAACATTACAGCTATGTAGGCAAGCTGAAGGACAGGCTGAAGGACGCCCCCGAGGGCAGCACGCTCACCACCATTGTTTTCTTGATCATCTGCAGCTTCATTGTCTTGGAGAACCTGATGGTTTTGATCGCCATctggaaaaacaataaatttcaCAACCGCATGTACTTTTTCATTGGCAACCTGGCTCTCTGTGACCTGCTGGCCGGCATAGCCTATAAGGTCAACATTCTGATGTCGGGCAAGAGGACCCTGAGCCTGTCTCTGACGGTCTGGTTCCTACGGGAAGGCAGCATGTTCGTGGCCCTCGGGGCGTCCACCTGTAGCCTGCTGGCCATTGCTATCGAGCGGCACTTGACCATGATCAAAATGAGACCTTACGACGCCAACAAGAAGTACCGCGTCTTTCTCCTGATCGGGATGTGCTGGCTGATCGCCTTCTCGCTGGGCGCCTTGCCCATCCTGGGCTGGAACTGCCTGCACAACCTCCCTGACTGCTCCACCATCCTGCCCCTCTACTCCAAGAAGTACATCGCGTTCTGCATCAGCATCTTCACGGCCATCCTGGTGACCATCGTGATCCTGTACACGCGCATCTACTTCCTGGTGAAGTCCAGCAGCCGCAGGGTGGCCAGCCCTCACAACTCAGAGCGGTCCATGGCCCTGCTGCGGACTGTGGTGATCGTGGTGAGCGTCTTCATCGCCTGCTGGTCCCCACTCTTCATCCTCTTCCTGGTGGACGTGGCCTGCAAGGTGAAGGAGTGTGCCATCCTGTTCAAGGCCCAGTGGTTCATCGTGCTGGCCGTGGTCAACTCCGCCATGAACCCCGTCATCTACACGCTGGCCAGCAAGGAGATGCGGCGGGCCTTCTTCCGGCTGGTCTGCACCTGCCTGGTCAGGGGCCAGGGTGCCCGCTCCTCACCCATCCAGCCTGCTCTCGACCCAAGCAGAAGCAAATCCAGCGGCAGCAACAACAGCAGCCCCTCCCCAAAGAGCAAGGAAGACCTCCCCCAGACAGCTGCCTCGCCCTGCATAACAGACAGAAACAAGACCCTGCAGAATGGGATCCTCTGCAAGTGAGGGCGCCGGGCTCCAGGAACGTGGGGTCCTTGCATCTCCATGGAACGAGCAGCAGCTAGCCCCGCAGCCACATTCTTCTTGATTGCACGCCTCGCCCAGCTGGGCTGTTCCAGAGCTGGGACTCAGGAAACCTATTCTGGCAACAGCCTGCCTGGTGTGGACGTCTATTAAGGGGGGAACCCAAGGAATTGCCAACCCATTTCAGTGTAGACAGCGTGCCTTGTCCGTTCAGGCTCCAGGGTCTTCCAGATGTACCAAGCTGCCGATGTCATCAGTCGCCTTACCCTGAATCCCACCGACCACTGTCTGCTGTGCCTAGAGAGGGAAGGTCGTGGACCACACAGTGTACAATGTGTCTCCCAGAACATCAGGATGGTGTTTGGTAACTTTACACTACACTCTGTGCACAGGATAGATGCTGTGTATTCATCATTTCTGTGTTAAAGAGCACTTGTGTTTCATATGTCTGCCATTGGTACGTGCATAAGCTGCAGTACGTGATACTGTCACATAACAGGGAGTACAGGTATGGCTGGGAACAAGGTGGACACACTGGTCCCAGTCTCCTCATACTGACGTGAAGTCTCACGTTAAGCAGGTTTTGAAAGCCCAAATCCCCCCAAAGGGCTTGTCCGAGGCTGGTCTTAGATGTGTGGGTCTGACTCCAAACTGTCCTGAGACATACACTTGACAGCGCCTGGAGTATCCTGGTGAGGATGAGCAAGTTCTGTGGGCGTACATCCCCCAAGGGGACCCCTGCTTCTCTCCTGTCATTTGTCCCTGCAGAGTCTTAAGCACATCTAAAAGCCAAATTAGCCAAATTATGTGATTGTTTGGGGTTTCTCCAAATCACAGAAAAGCCAGCCAACGTATTCCAGGAGGCTGTGCCCCAGACCAACCAAGAAAAGAACCCACGAGGGGAAAGCAGAGGACAGACCCCTGGCTCATTTCACCTTTCCAATGTAATGGGGGGTTTCTATTGAATTTAGGAGAGGTTTGCAAGGCAGCACGGTGATCCTATGTTGAGTTTGCATCTGTATCAGAAAGCACCAAGTCAACAACGCCCTGTGTTGTCATAGCTGAGCAGCTGGGGCCTTCAGCAGCCTCATGGATTCCCGAAAGCTGACCCTGACCGTGACTGTTAGAGCAGTTTAATTGTGATCTGGCAGCTTGTGCTTTCTTCAAAGAAATATAGCAATACTGTAATCTTCCTTTTCAACACAGGTTGACTCTGTATCACTGTTTACCTTAAGAAGCAATTACTTCGCAGGTATTTTTGTACACATCCACAGTGATGCTTCATGCAGTACAAATGGgtgaaaaatacacaaatttgTAGAGCTGTCATAAGCATATCATTGATGTATTGagttctttgttaaaaaaaaaaaaagcaacctttAAAAGGATTCTTTCTTGGGTAAGCCTCACATCAGAACCCCCTGAAGTTTTTAGGTTCAGTGGGAATTTTGCCTGAGTAAAGACTAAAAGAGTAGTCTTAATACATGAATAacttttcaaagagaaaaggacTCCTCTTTGTTATACGGTGCCAGTTTCTCTTTATTAAGGAAGATTTCTGTGGGTCCTGG harbors:
- the S1PR3 gene encoding sphingosine 1-phosphate receptor 3, whose translation is MATVLTLHPRPYTSNETLHKHYSYVGKLKDRLKDAPEGSTLTTIVFLIICSFIVLENLMVLIAIWKNNKFHNRMYFFIGNLALCDLLAGIAYKVNILMSGKRTLSLSLTVWFLREGSMFVALGASTCSLLAIAIERHLTMIKMRPYDANKKYRVFLLIGMCWLIAFSLGALPILGWNCLHNLPDCSTILPLYSKKYIAFCISIFTAILVTIVILYTRIYFLVKSSSRRVASPHNSERSMALLRTVVIVVSVFIACWSPLFILFLVDVACKVKECAILFKAQWFIVLAVVNSAMNPVIYTLASKEMRRAFFRLVCTCLVRGQGARSSPIQPALDPSRSKSSGSNNSSPSPKSKEDLPQTAASPCITDRNKTLQNGILCK